The DNA segment ATCTGCGTTCATGATTTTTACCCAAGCCGCGACAAAGTCATTCACAAACTTTTCTTTGTTGTCGTCTTGTGCATAGACTTCCGCAAGGGCACGCAAGACTGAGTTTGAACCAAATACGAGGTCAAATCGTGTTGCTGTGCGTAAGACTACACCTGTTTTGCGGTCGCTTCCTTCATATAGGTTGAAGTCTGATGGCTTCCACTGAATGCCCATGTCAAGTAGGTTAACGAAGAAGTCGTTAGTAAGTGTGCCGACACGGTCTGTGAATTCGCCATGTGTTGTGCCACCGTGGTTTGTACCAAGAACACGCATTCCACCAATCAGTATTGTCATTTCCGACGCTGAAAGGTTCAACAGCTGTGCCTTGTCTAACAGCTGCTCTTCTGGGCTTACGCTGTATTCTTTCTTCTGGTAGTTACGGAATCCATCAGAGACCGGTTCTAATACGTCAAAGCTATCAACATCTGTTTGTTCTTGTGTTGCGTCACCGCGTCCAGGAGTAAATGGAACTGTTACTTCAACACCTGCATCTTTAGCTGCTTTTTCTACTGCTGCACTACCACCCAACACAATCAAATCAGCAATGCTGACTTTCTTTTCAAGCTGGCTTTGAATCTCTTCATATATAGAAAGAACTTTTGCAAGCTGTTCTGGCTGATTCGCTTCCCAATCCTTCTGTGGAGCTAGGCGGATTCTAGAACCGTTCGCACCACCGCGCATATCGGAACCTCGGAACGTACTAGCGGAAGCCCAAGCAGTTGTTGTTAACTCACTGACTGTAAGACCTGATTCTAAGATTTTTATTTTAAGTTTTGTTACTTCAGCGTTAGTTAAATCATAATCAACATCTGGTACTGGATCTTGCCAGATCAGTTCTTCTGCAGGAACTTCTGGACCAAGGTATCTGTCTTTAGGACCCATGTCACGGTGAAGTAACTTGAACCATGCACGAGAGAATGATTCTGCAAATTGATCTGGATTCTGGTGAAAACGACGGGAAATCTTTTCGTATTCAGTATCTATTCGCAATGCCATATCCGCAGTCGTCATCATCGTAGAAACGCGAATAGATGAATCTTCTGCATCTGGTGCAAGATCCTCTTCCTTAGGGTTAATCGGCGCCCACTGGTAGGCACCCGCGGGACTCTTTGTAAGCTCCCACTCGTATCCAAATAATAGATCATAGTAACCGTTATCCCACTGTATCGGATTGGCTGTCCATGCGCCATCGATGCCGCTCGTGATCGTGTCACGACCTTTACCACTTCCATGAGAACTTAACCAGCCTAATCCTTGTGTTTCGATATCCGCTGCTTCTGGTGAATGTTCAACATGTGCTGGATTCCCAGCACCGTGCGATTTACCAAATGTATGGCCACCAGCTGTTAGTGCAACGGTCTCTTCATCGTTCATTCCCATGCGT comes from the Paenisporosarcina antarctica genome and includes:
- the katG gene encoding catalase/peroxidase HPI, with amino-acid sequence MDHNENNNAGKCPVSHGQTQEKTYEESAITTTKVGTTNKDWWPNQLNLHILHQHDKKTNPMGEEFDYEEEFKKLDYQALKQDLHNLMTDSQDWWPADYGHYGPFFIRMSWHAAGTYRTGDGRGGGGTGQQRFAPLNSWPDNANLDKARRLLWPIKQKYGNKISWADLIVLTGNVALESMGLKTFGFAGGRADVWHPEEDIYWGNEKEWLDDNRYSGDRNLENPLAAVQMGLIYVNPEGPNGKPDPLASARDIRETFARMGMNDEETVALTAGGHTFGKSHGAGNPAHVEHSPEAADIETQGLGWLSSHGSGKGRDTITSGIDGAWTANPIQWDNGYYDLLFGYEWELTKSPAGAYQWAPINPKEEDLAPDAEDSSIRVSTMMTTADMALRIDTEYEKISRRFHQNPDQFAESFSRAWFKLLHRDMGPKDRYLGPEVPAEELIWQDPVPDVDYDLTNAEVTKLKIKILESGLTVSELTTTAWASASTFRGSDMRGGANGSRIRLAPQKDWEANQPEQLAKVLSIYEEIQSQLEKKVSIADLIVLGGSAAVEKAAKDAGVEVTVPFTPGRGDATQEQTDVDSFDVLEPVSDGFRNYQKKEYSVSPEEQLLDKAQLLNLSASEMTILIGGMRVLGTNHGGTTHGEFTDRVGTLTNDFFVNLLDMGIQWKPSDFNLYEGSDRKTGVVLRTATRFDLVFGSNSVLRALAEVYAQDDNKEKFVNDFVAAWVKIMNADRFDLK